The Streptomyces sp. NBC_00576 genome contains the following window.
GTGTGAACCCCGTCGCATCGGCGGTCCTCGCGAGCGTCGCCGCGGTGGTCGCCCTCGGGGTCGGCGCATGGTGCTTCACCCTTGTGTGAGGTGCGCGAGAGGCGTATGGGTGGGGCATACGGCGGGCCGCGCCGGTAACTGGTAGGTCCCCCTCCGAATAGGTCCGAAGGGGCAGGTCGACACTCCGGGCGGCAGGAATGGCGGTAGTCGGGTTACCGTTCGAGTGGCCGTTGCGGGCTTTTCCCGTTTGACACGGGGGCGGGATGTACCGTCACACTCCGCAGCGTCAGCATGACCCGACCCCGGGAGCAAGACCGGGGGAGACCCCCAGTGTCGACCGGAGAGAAGAGCGAAGTTGTCCCCGACCAGCGAGACCGCACAGGGCGGCCGCCGACTCGTCATCGTCGAGTCGCCTGCCAAGGCGAAGACGATCAAGGGCTATCTGGGCCCCGGATACGTCGTCGAGGCGAGCGTCGGGCACATCCGCGACCTCCCCAACGGCGCCGCAGAGGTGCCCGAGCAGTACACCGGCGAGGTGCGCCGCCTCGGGGTGGACGTCGAACACGACTTCCAGCCGATCTACGTGGTCAACGCGGACAAGAAGGCCCAGGTCAAGAAGCTCAAGGACCTGCTGAAGGACTCCGACGAACTCTTCCTCGCCACCGATGAGGACCGCGAGGGCGAGGCCATCGCGTGGCACCTCCAGGAAGTTCTGAAGCCCAAGGTCCCGGTCAAGCGGATGGTTTTCCACGAGATCACCAAGGCCGCGATCCAGGCCGCCGTCGCCAACCCGCGTGAGCTGAACCAGAAGCTCGTCGACGCCCAGGAGACCCGCCGCATCCTCGACCGTCTCTACGGCTACGAGGTCTCGCCGGTCCTGTGGAAGAAGGTCATGCCGCGTCTGTCGGCCGGCCGTGTCCAGTCGGTCGCGACCCGACTTGTGGTGGAGCGGGAACGCGAGCGCATCGCTTTCCGTTCTGCTGAGTACTGGGACCTGACGGGGACCTTCGCGACCGGCCGCGCGGGGGACTCGTCGGACCCGTCGTCGCTGGTCGCCCGCCTCTCGGCCGTCGACGGCAAGCGGGTCGCGCAGGGCCGCGACTTCGACTCCCTGGGACAACTGAAGAGCGCGAACACCCTCCACCTGGACGAGGCGAACGCCCGCGCCCTGGCCGCCGCCCTGGTGGACACCAGCTTCGCCGTCCGCTCGGTCGAGTCGAAGCCCTACCGCCGCTCGCCGTACGCCCCGTTCCGTACGACGACGCTCCAGCAGGAGGCCAGCCGCAAGCTCGGCTTCGGTGCGAAGGCGACCATGCAGGTGGCGCAGAAGCTGTACGAGAACGGCTTCATCACCTATATGCGTACGGACTCCACGACCCTGTCGGACACGGCGATCAACGCCGCCCGCGCCCAGGTCACGCAGCTGTACGGCGCCGACTACCTGCCCTCGTCCCCGCGGGTGTACGCCGGGAAGGTCAAGAACGCGCAGGAGGCGCACGAGGCGATCCGCCCGTCGGGTGATCGTTTCCGCACCCCGGCGGAGACAGGCCTCACCGGCGACCAGTTCAGGCTCTACGAGCTGATCTGGAAGCGCACGGTCGCTTCCCAGATGAAGGACGCGGTCGGCAACTCGGTCACTGTGAAGATCGCGGGCGCGTCCGCCGACGGCCGGGACGCCGAGTTCAGTGCCTCCGGCAAGACGATCACCTTCCACGGCTTCCTGAAGGCGTACGTCGAGGGCGCGGACGACCCGAACGCCGAGCTGGACGACCGCGAGAAGCGCCTGCCCCAGGTGAACGAGGGCGACGCCCTGTCCGCCGAGGAGATCACGGTCGACGGGCACGCCACCAAGCCCCCGGCCCGCTACACCGAGGCGTCGCTGGTCAAGGAGCTCGAAGAGCGCGAGATCGGCCGCCCGTCGACGTACGCGTCGATCATCGGGACCATCCTCGACCGCGGTTACGTCTTCAAGAAGGGCACGGCCCTGGTGCCGTCCTTCCTGTCCTTCGCCGTGGTCAACCTCCTGGAGAAGCACTTCGGGCGGCTCGTCGACTACGACTTCACCGCCCGGATGGAGGACGACCTCGACCGCATCGCCCGCGGCGAGGCCCAGTCCGTGCCGTGGCTGAGGCGCTTCTACTTCGGTGAGGGCGCGAAGGGCACTCCCGCCACCGGCGTCGGCGGCGCGGCCGAGGCGGGCAACGGCGACGGGGACCACCTCGGCGGTCTCA
Protein-coding sequences here:
- the topA gene encoding type I DNA topoisomerase; translated protein: MSPTSETAQGGRRLVIVESPAKAKTIKGYLGPGYVVEASVGHIRDLPNGAAEVPEQYTGEVRRLGVDVEHDFQPIYVVNADKKAQVKKLKDLLKDSDELFLATDEDREGEAIAWHLQEVLKPKVPVKRMVFHEITKAAIQAAVANPRELNQKLVDAQETRRILDRLYGYEVSPVLWKKVMPRLSAGRVQSVATRLVVERERERIAFRSAEYWDLTGTFATGRAGDSSDPSSLVARLSAVDGKRVAQGRDFDSLGQLKSANTLHLDEANARALAAALVDTSFAVRSVESKPYRRSPYAPFRTTTLQQEASRKLGFGAKATMQVAQKLYENGFITYMRTDSTTLSDTAINAARAQVTQLYGADYLPSSPRVYAGKVKNAQEAHEAIRPSGDRFRTPAETGLTGDQFRLYELIWKRTVASQMKDAVGNSVTVKIAGASADGRDAEFSASGKTITFHGFLKAYVEGADDPNAELDDREKRLPQVNEGDALSAEEITVDGHATKPPARYTEASLVKELEEREIGRPSTYASIIGTILDRGYVFKKGTALVPSFLSFAVVNLLEKHFGRLVDYDFTARMEDDLDRIARGEAQSVPWLRRFYFGEGAKGTPATGVGGAAEAGNGDGDHLGGLKELVTDLGAIDAREVSSFPVGNDIVLRVGRYGPYIERGEKDSENHQRADVQEDLAPDELSVELAEELLAKPSGDFELGADPESGHQIIARDGRYGPYVTEVLPEGTPKTGKNAVKPRTASLFKSMSLDTVTLADALRLMSLPRVVGKDAEGVEITAQNGRYGPYLKKGTDSRSLQTEDQLFTITLEESLAIYAQPKQRGRAAAKPPLKELGTDPVSGQPVVVKDGRFGPYVTDGESNATLRSGDSVEEITPERGYELLAEKRAKSPAKKTAKKAPAKKAPAKKAAATKTAAAKKTTAAKTTTAKKTAAKKAPAKKATAVRATGEE